One Paraburkholderia phymatum STM815 genomic window, ACTCGAGCAGCTTCATGCCGAAAACGAAACACAGGAAATCGCATCGCGTATCGCGCGCTATTTCGCGTCGCGTTTCGACGCGGGGGGGGCGTATGTGCTCACTGCAACTGACGGTCGCCTCTTCTGATCTGCGGCAGACGCTCGACGATGCGCGTGCTGCGGCTGAATGGGCATGTTCGGCTGGCGGCGATCTGCACCTCGCCATCGAGCTGACATCGCGATGCCTTGCATGCTCACCATCCAGAGCCACTTAACGCGCGCCCGATAGCGTTGCGGGCGATGATCTGGCATGAGGATTGCATTAAGGGGCGGAACTTTCCACACAGTTAATCACTATGGAGCGCTCCGAACCTGCAAGTTTGAACAGCACGGACGAACCAGGCCGGATATCGACCGGGGTGGCCGGGCTTGACGACGTCCTGAATGGCGGCTTGATTCCGAACCGGATCTACCTCGTCGAAGGCGTGCCCGGTGCGGGAAAAACTACGCTCGGGCTGCATTTTCTGCTTGATGGCATCCGCCGCGGGGAATCCGGACTCTACATCACCCTGTCGGAGACAGCGGTTGAGCTCGCGGCCGTCGCGCGATCTCATCATTGGTCTCTGGAGGGGCTTTCCATTCACGAGCTGGTCAGCGAAGACGGACTGGCGGCGGATGCCGGACAGTCTGTTTTGCATCCGTCCGAGGTTGAACTGGGCGAGACGGTCGACGAAGTGCGCCGCAAGGTTCTGGATCTGAACCCGCGCCGGATCGTATTCGACAGCCTGTCGGAATTGAGGTTGCTCGCCCAGGACGCGCTCAAGTACCGGCGGCAGGTGCTGGCGTTGAAGCAATTTTTCTCCACTCGGGGGTGCACCGTCTGGCTGCTGGACGACAAGACCTCGCAACTGGGTGACCTGCAGCTTCATAGCATCACGCATGGCGTCATCGAGCTTGATCAGCGGGTGCAGGAGTATGGCGCCGAACAGCGGCGTCTACGCGTCGTCAAGATGCGGGGCATCAAGTTTGTGGGCGGCCACCACGATTTCAGGCTCGATACGGGCGGCATCACCGTCTATCCGCGCCTCGTTGCGGCTTCGCACCGTCGCGAATTCAACAACACCGCGCAGTCGACGGGTGTGAAAGAACTGGACGCGCTGCTCGGCGGCGGGCTGATTCCGGGAACCAGCACGTTGCTGGTCGGCCCTTCCGGCGTTGGCAAGACCACCACGTCGGTGCGCTGTGCGCTGACGGCACTGCAACGTGGCGAGGCCGTCAAATATCTGCTGTTTGACGAGACGCTCCGCACACTCATGTCGCGGTCAAGGCAACTGGATATGGCGCTCGACGGGTACATCGACAACGGTCAACTGTCACTCCAGCAGATCGATCCCGCTGAAATGTCACCTGGCCAATTTGCGACGGTCGTGCGTGAAGCGGTCGAGCAGGACGGCGCCTCAATGGTCGTGCTCGACAGCCTGAACGCGTACATGCAGGCCATGCCCGGGCACAGATATCTGCTCCTGCAGATGCATGAACTGCTGAGCTATCTGAATCAGCAGGGCGTGACGACGCTCCTCGTACTCGGCCAGCATGGACTCATCGGTAACGTGGCTTCCGAAGTCGACCTCAGCTACCTGAGCGATGCGCTGCTTCTCTTCCGTTTCTTCGAGAGCGCTGGGGAAGTGTTGTCGGCGCTGTCAGTCCTCAAGAGCCGTACGAGTGAACATGAACGCACGATCCGTGAGTTTCGCGTCGATTCGGGCGGATTGCGCGTTGGACCGCCGCTGAAAGATTTCGAAGGCGTGCTTACTGGCTTGCCGTCATATCGTGGCGCGCAACCCCTGCTCGGGGAGCGTACCGGCGACTAGGAGCGTACCTTGGAAGAACGGATCCTGATCGTCGCGCCGCGCGGACGGGACGCGGAGGTTGTCGCACAGGTGCTGTCCCGCGAACGCATGGAATGCGTGGTCTGCACTAACGTCGGCCAACTGGTCGCCACGCTGCCCGAAGGGGCGGCTTGCGCGCTGATCGCTGATGAAGCGCTGGATGCACTTGCCTTGCGATCTCTCGACGGATGGTTGAGCACGCAGCCGCCCTGGTCTGACTTTCCGTTTGTGCTGCTGGTTGGCAACGGAAAGAAGGGCGTTCCGACGGCCGAGGGCCGGCGTCTCGAGGTGCTAGGAAATGTCATGCTGATCGAGCGGCCCGTCAGCGGTGAGGCACTCGTGAGTGCGGCGCGCAGCGCCCGGCGGGCAAGGCGCAGGCAATATCAGGCACGGGCGATGATCGCAGAGCGGGCCGCAGCGAACCTGCGGCTGGTGAACGCGGCACGTCAGAAGGACGAGTTCCTTGCGATGCTCGCCCATGAGTTGCGCAATCCGCTCGCGCCGATACGCAATGCGGCGGAGGCGATCCGGACAACGGATGCCGTGCTGCCGGCACGCGTGCAGTGGGCGCGCGAAATCATCGAGCGTCAGAGCCGACATTTGGCTAGTCTTCTTGAAGATCTACTCGACGTATCGCGCATTACCACCGGGAAGATCACATTGAAGCGCAACATCATCGAGCTCGGTGGCGTGCTCGCTGCAGCGATCGACGTGGCGAAGCTGGCGCTAGACGCGCACGGGCACACGCTTGTCGTGCGAGCCCCGGATGACAGCATATATCTGGACGCCGATGCAACGCGCCTCGCACAAGTGTTCGGCAACCTTCTCGACAACGCCGTGAAATACACACTCGATGGAGGCCGTATCGAGATCGACGTGACAGCAGAAGAAGGGCTGGTTACTGTTGCTGTCTCAGATAACGGAACTGGCATCGCGCCGGAGGAGCTTCCCGAGATTTTCGAACTCTTCTCACAATCAAATCGAGCTTTGGATCGTGCGCAAGGCGGCTTGGGCATTGGTTTATCGGTTGTCCGGTCGCTGATCGGCATGCACGGCGGGACCGTGCGCGCCGAAAGCGCCGGACTTGGGCTTGGGACCCGTATCGTGGTCACGCTGCCGACGGTCGACGCGCCGGTGCAGGGCAGCGACCGTGCGGACGATGTCGAACATGGGAACACGCAGATTCTCGACGTGCTTGTGGTTGACGACAACGTCGATGCAGCGAGTTCGCTTGCGTTGTTACTGGAATTGAATGGCCATCGCGTGCGCATCGCGCACGATGGGCTCCATGCACTTGATGCCTGCGCGGATGCGCAGCCTGATGCCGTGCTGCTGGACATCGGGCTGCCAGGGATGGACGGCTACGAAGTCGCTCAGCGCCTAAGGCAGATGGTGACGATGTCTCACGCCACCCTGATTGCGATCACCGGTTACGGGCAACCCGAGGATATTGCACGCGCCCGCGCTGCAGGCTTTGACCATCATCTGGTCAAGCCCGTCGAACCCGACACGCTCGCACTGTTGTTTGATGACGTAAGACAGAGCCGCGCCACACAGCTGCGATAACGACAATATCGATCGTCCTTGCCGGGCCGCTGCCGGCCCGAGCGCCGGGTTCAGTTCGCGGCGAGGAAAGCGACGGCATTGCCAGCTATCGTGTCCTGCCTGTGATGGTGGACGGCGTGATCGAGCAGGCCCTGGATACTGCCGCGTGTCTGCGTCGGACTCGCGCGAAATTTGAAGCCCGAACTCTGCAGATACTGTGAGCCATAGGCCTTCAGCCTGGAAAAATAAGCTACTCCGCTGTTGTACGTTGCCCGGTCGACTACGTCTCTGCCGTCTTCGTTTTCGTCTCTA contains:
- a CDS encoding ATPase domain-containing protein, encoding MERSEPASLNSTDEPGRISTGVAGLDDVLNGGLIPNRIYLVEGVPGAGKTTLGLHFLLDGIRRGESGLYITLSETAVELAAVARSHHWSLEGLSIHELVSEDGLAADAGQSVLHPSEVELGETVDEVRRKVLDLNPRRIVFDSLSELRLLAQDALKYRRQVLALKQFFSTRGCTVWLLDDKTSQLGDLQLHSITHGVIELDQRVQEYGAEQRRLRVVKMRGIKFVGGHHDFRLDTGGITVYPRLVAASHRREFNNTAQSTGVKELDALLGGGLIPGTSTLLVGPSGVGKTTTSVRCALTALQRGEAVKYLLFDETLRTLMSRSRQLDMALDGYIDNGQLSLQQIDPAEMSPGQFATVVREAVEQDGASMVVLDSLNAYMQAMPGHRYLLLQMHELLSYLNQQGVTTLLVLGQHGLIGNVASEVDLSYLSDALLLFRFFESAGEVLSALSVLKSRTSEHERTIREFRVDSGGLRVGPPLKDFEGVLTGLPSYRGAQPLLGERTGD
- a CDS encoding hybrid sensor histidine kinase/response regulator is translated as MEERILIVAPRGRDAEVVAQVLSRERMECVVCTNVGQLVATLPEGAACALIADEALDALALRSLDGWLSTQPPWSDFPFVLLVGNGKKGVPTAEGRRLEVLGNVMLIERPVSGEALVSAARSARRARRRQYQARAMIAERAAANLRLVNAARQKDEFLAMLAHELRNPLAPIRNAAEAIRTTDAVLPARVQWAREIIERQSRHLASLLEDLLDVSRITTGKITLKRNIIELGGVLAAAIDVAKLALDAHGHTLVVRAPDDSIYLDADATRLAQVFGNLLDNAVKYTLDGGRIEIDVTAEEGLVTVAVSDNGTGIAPEELPEIFELFSQSNRALDRAQGGLGIGLSVVRSLIGMHGGTVRAESAGLGLGTRIVVTLPTVDAPVQGSDRADDVEHGNTQILDVLVVDDNVDAASSLALLLELNGHRVRIAHDGLHALDACADAQPDAVLLDIGLPGMDGYEVAQRLRQMVTMSHATLIAITGYGQPEDIARARAAGFDHHLVKPVEPDTLALLFDDVRQSRATQLR